In one window of Episyrphus balteatus chromosome 3, idEpiBalt1.1, whole genome shotgun sequence DNA:
- the LOC129915082 gene encoding aprataxin-like protein: MKKSNWATGLITTLNDPINHVISTEIGVVIKDKYPKAKHHFLVLPKDDIPSIFHLKPSHLDLLYELHLLSINVIEVTNCQRDDFKIGFHAQPSMQRLHLHVISKDFVSPCLKTKKHWNSFNTKLFVPFDDLVDNLKKNGRIEKMGIEYIKTLELTELKCNQCNYKTKTVPDLKKHLLNHLEKSESECIDYTVNKKI; the protein is encoded by the exons ATGAAAAAATCTAATTGGGCAACAGGATTAATAACAACATTAAATGATCCAATAAATCATGTTATATCAACTGAAATTGGAGTTGTTATCAAAGATAAATATCCAAAAGCCAAGCATCATTTTTTGGTTTTACCCAAAGATGATATTCCAAGTATATTTCAT TTAAAACCATCACATTTAGATCTTCTCTATGAATTACATCTTTTGTCCATAAATGTTATTGAAGTCACAAATTGCCAAAGAGATGACTTCAAAATTGGATTTCATGCCCAGCCCAGTATGCAGAGATTGCATTTGCATGTAATTAGTAAAGATTTCGTGTCGCCTTGTTTGAAGACAAAAAAACATTGGAATAGTTTCAATACAAAACTTTTCGTGCCGTTCGATG ATTTagttgataatttaaaaaagaatggtCGAATTGAGAAAATGGGAATTGAATATATAAAAACCCTGGAACTAACAGAACTTAAATGCAACCAATgcaactataaaacaaaaactgtacCTGATCTAAAGAAGCATTTACTAAATCATTTAGAAAAATCCGAATCCGAATGTATTGATTATACAGTTAATAAAAAGATATAA